The genomic stretch ctccatCTTGCTAGAATTTTCTCCTTTCAGAATCAGTGTCTCCTGTATCTGTTACATCTAGACAGCGGGTCGCTGTGCTCTCTCGAAACCTCTGGGCTTCTACCTATAGCAAAACAACCTAAAGAAGCcgctgctgctttttctgagaCCTTTCTCTTGAGAGGTTTTCTGCTTGTGTTTGAAGCTGAAATCTTTTCATGCAGGAGGCTTTTCACCCCAGGCATACTTTTAAGTGCTAAAGCTCTGATTTTTCTCTGGCAGCCATTAAAAGGCTGTGGTTTCTAGTTCTCTGCTATTCTTAAACCAGAGAGGAGTTGGATTTCTGAGAGACAGAAGAGCAGAATATCTcataacaaaaccaaactgcTCTCCTGTTGATGTCTCTCAGAAGTATCAAGTGACCATGAAGTCAGTGCTGTTGACTTCTGCtctgaaatcctgtgggtcctgCTCGAAGTCTTACGGGCTGTGGGAATTGTGAAACAGCAGGGTAAATCTCATCTGTATTTTGAATTAGCTAAGCTATTTCTTTCGCCTGTTATTACCACACCTGTTGGAAGAAGTTCCTCTGCAGGTTCTGCTGGGTCCTTCATGCCATGTTGAGGTGGTTTGGATGAACCTCCAGGTCTCCTCTCTTAGGGCTGGAGTATCCTCTGTGCTCTTCTCTGGTTtctcctgctgacttcagtggctGCAGCAAATCCAGGGTGAATGAGACCAAGGCTCCTTTCCTTAGAAGGGATCTTAAAATCCTACCGGCTCTTAGATTTTAATTTGAGTTCAGCAGACACAATGCAATAACCTGCTTGTGAAGTCCTGTTTTGTCACTCTGCTGTTTTAAACACCTTTAAAATGTGATGGGACTGATACCACTGAAAATGACTCACTGACCTCCCCTAAAGCCAGGAGCTGCTTGGCTGGGGATGGGCGTTATTGGCAGATTCCCATCTGGCTCGTCTGTGTGCTTATTGAATCAGAAGTTGTGTCTTTATAAAATCTGTTCTGTGAAGCCATGCTCATAGGTGAGATGAAATTCATATTAAAACCATGTAGTATGGTCCTGTTAAATGCCTCAGGAGGGTCTGGGAGAactgggtgggagctggggcttTCAAGCGTGGGCAGCAATTGCTGCTTAGACACCGGCTGCAGGAGATCTCAGCTGGGACCTCTGAACCCTTGTGCTGCACTGTGTGATTCGGCTGTTCCTTCCTTCAACAGGTTCGCTCTTGCTTGAAAGTTTAAAAGACCATATATCAACGACTGCCCAAGATCACTGCAAAGCCATCTACCTGCACGTCCTCACCACTAACAACACAGCAATAAACTTCTATGAAAACAGAGACTTTAAACAGCACCACTATCTCCCCTATTATTATTCCATCAGAGGGGTCCTCAAAGATGGCTTCACCTACGTCCTGTACATCAATGGTGGACACCCACCCTGGACAATCTTATATCCTTTACCTTCAGCCTAATTAGCAGTGAAACACAACAAGCAGACACCACGCTATGTTTTGGGTTAAAAATGGCAATCTAGCAAAGTGTGACCTGGCTAGATCTGGGGACTGATGTGAGTTTAATCTGAAGCTGGAAGGCAGGCGATGTCAGAGGGATTTGACAGTGACCTGCTTGTCCCCAGGTCCCCCGACTCCTCTGGAAACAGGTCAGGGAGGCGGTGTAGGGTGGTACATTGCATTCTAAGTTGGAGCGAGTTTGATGCCAGCGGTAACGAATGCTGGTGTTAAGCCGGAGTGTGAGGTGTGCTCTGGTTTGTGTGGTGCAGGATTTCTCCAGAAGCATGGCAGACAAGCCCTTGGTCTTGTTTCCTGGGGCCTAGGATGCTCTGTGACCCTCAGCTGGCCTGGATCTCAGCAGGCTGCTCTCAGACTGACTTTGGGAGTTTATTTCAGGTCATTGGATCATGGAGAAGAAACCTGATCTTTCCTAGATGTAGCTAGTCTGTCCAAACCTCTCCAGGCAGGATGGATTGCCATCCCCACAGGAACTTGCTGTGGAGTGCAAAGGGAACTGCTTAGAGGAGGGATTTCCCACAAAAGTAGGAGCCAGCGTTCCCAAATTGCCACCTTTTATGGTGCAAAGCAGACCTGCTTTTGATGGAAAGGAGCAGGCAATTAATACGAGGAGCAGATCTGCCTGTCTCGCTGAGCAAAGCAGCTTTCGCTGTGTCTTGGGGCGAGGCAGAGTCTTTTAAGTTATTTCTTAAGTTACAGTGGAAATGTCACTGTCCTTAACTGATGGCCACTGACTACCTACAGCACATCGGATCAACGCTAGCCAGCCTGAGCCCATGTTCAATTCCCCAGAGGATATATCGACAAGCCCAGAGCATTCTCTGCAGCCTGCTGCCCTGGTCTGGCATTTCTGCCAAGAGCGGCATCGAATACAGCCGGACGATGTGACTGGGCCAGACGATGTATAAAAAGCAAAGGTGGGTACCCGGGGGGAACCTCCCTTCTCTGCCCGAAGCCAGCAGCCACGATGGCCCACGGCCACTGTCCTAGGGCAGCTCAGAGCGTCCTCGAGCAAGGTGTCCGGAGCATCGCTGTGCTCCGGTTTCCAGCTTGCAGTCCCCgctgtctctctccttttcccagcCCTGTTAGACCAGTTTGCAAGACCCAGAGTGACTGAGTCCTTGCTCTTTCCCCAGCTCAGTGCCCGTTTGCTGACAGTTGTGTTGCGGGTCTCCAACAAGGTCTTCAGGACATCAGCTCCCCAGTACGCATGAAGAGACCCATGAAGCCTGGTTTCCCTAAGACAGCTGCCCTCTTTTCTTTCCATAGGATTGTTCTTCCTTCCATCTCCTGAACCATCTGGCTCTGCACTGATTCCAGTGATGACGGCTCTTGGTCAGTGACCCAGCCCCTAGATGGGACTCCTTGTTCCACAGGTTGACCAAGATTTGGCAGATTTCACACTTGACGGGCTGCAGCCCCTACTTACCCCCGTGGCCTGGGGcctgcgggcgctgcccgggCAGGCCTGGCTGTCCTGCGAGGTGTCTGGCTGTGCCGTAGCTGAGGCCCCTGTGCGTCACCCGTCTGTGTGCATGTTGCACTgtccccaccacttcccttgccTCTGGTTTGCTCCTTTTCGTACACATGATGCAGAGGGGTTCAGCTGCTGCTTCCACACCACGGCTACTGAAGGTAGCGTGAATGAGGTTAACGAATCTGCACTGACTGACCGTGTAAATGAGGTGTAAGTGCCCtggcaggctgctgctggcagaatACGCAGTTGTGGCCTCGTTGCAGGGGAAAGGTGGGAGTTGAGGATCGTGTCTGGGTCCTGCCAAGTCACCTGCTGGTGCTTCCTGTGGGAAACTTCCAGGGAGGGGAAACTacccagccccgccagccctctGGAGTGActtaaaaagaagcatttaatTCAGGATGCGTCAAGTAGAAGGCAGGGAATGAAATTGCTATTTCatagtgaaatatatatatattatactgtATAGATCTTTCTGCCTTTGTCCAAGTTGGAACATAGTAGGGGAGGGGAGCTGAGGGTGTAGAGCcactgctgcagccagagcccttctcctcccctgcaTGCACCCTCCCCTGGCCCCGGGGCTGGACTCTTGCAGGATCTGAGGGGATGAGCTCTGTGCAGGGATCACAGCAGCTTTTCCTTGCTGAAGAGAAGCTCCCCCAGCTGCTCACTGGTGCGCTTCAGGCCATGGTCCGGGCATCTCCATGGGGCCGTGCTGGTAGATGACCTCCCTGTAGCTCTCCTGGACAGTCCTGGCCTGGCTGCGGGTCCCCTGTGTCTCAGCTCACCGGCAGTTGCCATCCAGCCTGCATGGAGGGCCCCGATGTTCCCTTCCTGTGCCTCGGAGTGAGGGTGGGCAAACGCTTTGCTTTTGAGGTGGGAGTCTCTGCAGCTCACCCAGCCTGGGCACGGGTCAGAGGTGCAGGTATCCCTGTGCCCTGCTGGGGTCCCACTGCGCATCCCTCTTCCCTGGCCGAAGCTCTTCCCCTGCTCGGTGCCGGATTCCTCATTCTCCTCTCATTTTGAAACTGGGATTTGAGCAGGGGAGGTCTGAGCTGTGTCTGCAGGCAGTGCCAGCTCCGGCAGCGGGTgcaagcagggcagggggggtgagaCGTGGTGCAGGTCAGGCTTAGGTGAGAAAGACATCGTGTTAAGATTGTGCAGCCCAGATGACCACGAAGTCCTTTCAGTGTCTGTAAGACCCTGAGGTGGGATTTTGTTAATAAACGGGTGCAGGAGGAGAGCGTTGTGCCACGCTGCCTCCCGAGAAAGGTGGCAGGGGCTCGCTCCCCGCTCTGCCCGGGGCTGGCACTGTGGTGCTGCCGCTGGGCTCAGAGGTGGCTCTGGCACAGAAAGCCCTGGTCAGCGCAGCTTCCCCTGCGGCccggcagcctgggctgcagcaagcagattgctccagccccaggagctggcaCACGCTGCGTTTTGGAGCAGTGGCAGGCTGTTCCCGTCCCTCTTCAGCAGCTTGAATAGGTCTGGCTCAAGGATTAGTGACCACAAGCAAAACCCAGTGTCTCCATGAGGACAGTccagctctgagctgcaggaAAGTTCACGCTTGCAGACCGTCAAGCCCCGAGAAGCCAGGGTTGACCTCGGTGTGGGCCTTGCTGCGGGGCTGTTGGAGCAGAGCACTCCGGAGGCTTCTTCCAACCCATGCATCTCGTGTTCCCCTTCAGTTTAGAAGCGCAGGCGGCGCTGTGCAGCCAGCTGTGCAGCCAGCTGTGCCGTGGGCAGGCCCAGCGAGGCTGGAGGGGCTGCAGTTTGGTGGCAGAGGACCTGCGATGGGGCAGGGAGCTAcaggctgagctggggctggcgCTCACAGCGGTGGCCAAGGTGCCGCTCGTGGGGTTTGAGCCTGGCGGTGTGGTGGAAGAGGAACCCTGCCACCCGCGGCTGGGTCCCTGAGACAGCGTGGTGGCTTCGCAGCTGCTGCCACCGGTTCCCCTCTGCGggactgcctgctcctgcctgcggGTGCTGCGGTGGAGCAGCTTGAGGAAGAGCGGGGCAGGTCTGCACTGCCAAAGCTCGGCTGAGCCACTCGTGGCACCACACAGGGGCTCCCTGTGTGTCCCCTTCCTGGGCCGGGTGGCTCCTTG from Numenius arquata chromosome 14, bNumArq3.hap1.1, whole genome shotgun sequence encodes the following:
- the NAA60 gene encoding N-alpha-acetyltransferase 60, which encodes MTEEVPPTALTDVNLRLLCHDDIDTVKQLCGDWFPIEYPDSWYRDITSNKKFFSLAATYRGSIVGMIVAEIKSRTKVHKEDGDILASNFPVDTQVAYILSLGVVKEFRKHGIGSLLLESLKDHISTTAQDHCKAIYLHVLTTNNTAINFYENRDFKQHHYLPYYYSIRGVLKDGFTYVLYINGGHPPWTIFDYLQHIGSTLASLSPCSIPQRIYRQAQSILCSLLPWSGISAKSGIEYSRTM